One Klebsiella sp. RIT-PI-d genomic window carries:
- the glgP gene encoding glycogen phosphorylase has protein sequence MNAPFTYASPTHSIEALKHSIAYKLMFTVGKDPSIANKHEWLNATLFAVRDRLVERWLRSNRAQLSQETRQVYYLSMEFLIGRTLSNALLSLGVYEDVSKALDEMGLNLEELIDEENDPGLGNGGLGRLAACFLDSLATLGLPGRGYGIRYDYGMFKQNIVDGRQKESPDYWLEYGNPWEFKRHNTRYKVRFGGRIQHEGKKSRWLETEEILAVAYDQIIPGFDTDATNTLRLWNAQASSEINLGKFNQGDYFAAVEDKNHSENVSRVLYPDDSTYSGRELRLRQEYFLVSATVQDILSRHYQLHRTYANLADKIAIHLNDTHPVLSIPELMRLLIDEHKFSWDEAFDVTCQVFSYTNHTLMSEALETWPVDMLGKILPRHLQIIFEINDYFLKTVQEQYPDDIGLLSRTSIIDESDGRRVRMAWLAVVVSHKVNGVSELHSNLMVQSLFADFAHIFPTRFTNVTNGVTPRRWLALANPSLSDVLDDNIGRNWRTDLSQLSELEQHIDYPLVNQAVHQAKLENKKRLAVLIAQQLNVVVNPRALFDVQIKRIHEYKRQLMNVLHVITRYNRIKDDPSAEWVPRVNIFAGKAASAYYMAKHIIHLINDVAKVINNDPQVGDKLKVVFIPNYSVSLAQVIIPAADLSEQISLAGTEASGTSNMKFALNGALTIGTLDGANVEMQEHVGAENIFIFGNTAEEVEELRRQGYKPRDYYEQDEELRQVLTQIATGVFNPEEPGRYRDLVDSLINFGDHYQVLADYRSYVDCQDRVDELYRQPEAWTTKAMRNIANMGYFSSDRTIQEYAEQIWGITPIKL, from the coding sequence ATGAATGCACCTTTTACTTATGCCTCCCCGACCCACAGTATTGAGGCGTTAAAGCATTCTATTGCTTATAAACTCATGTTTACGGTCGGCAAAGATCCGTCCATAGCCAATAAACACGAATGGCTTAACGCCACGCTATTTGCGGTACGCGATCGTCTGGTCGAGCGCTGGCTGCGCTCAAACCGGGCGCAGCTCTCCCAGGAAACGCGTCAGGTTTACTACTTATCAATGGAGTTCTTGATCGGCCGTACGCTCTCCAACGCCCTGTTATCACTGGGCGTTTACGAGGATGTGAGCAAGGCGCTGGATGAGATGGGTCTTAACCTCGAGGAGCTGATTGACGAGGAGAACGATCCGGGACTCGGCAACGGTGGCCTTGGACGCCTGGCTGCCTGCTTCCTTGATTCTCTCGCCACCCTTGGTTTACCGGGGCGCGGCTACGGTATTCGTTATGATTACGGTATGTTTAAACAGAACATCGTCGATGGTCGGCAAAAAGAGTCCCCGGACTACTGGCTGGAGTACGGTAATCCGTGGGAATTCAAGCGCCATAACACCCGCTATAAAGTGCGTTTTGGCGGGCGGATCCAGCATGAAGGCAAAAAAAGCCGCTGGCTTGAAACCGAAGAAATCCTGGCCGTGGCCTATGACCAGATCATCCCAGGCTTTGATACCGACGCGACTAACACCTTACGTTTATGGAACGCTCAGGCCAGTAGCGAAATCAATCTCGGTAAATTTAACCAGGGCGACTATTTTGCTGCGGTAGAAGATAAAAACCATTCCGAGAACGTATCAAGAGTACTTTACCCGGACGACTCCACCTATTCCGGGCGTGAATTGCGTCTGCGTCAGGAGTATTTTCTCGTCTCTGCAACGGTGCAGGACATTCTGAGCCGCCATTATCAGTTGCACCGAACCTACGCGAATCTGGCGGATAAAATCGCCATTCATCTCAATGACACTCATCCGGTGCTGTCGATTCCGGAGCTGATGCGTCTGCTGATTGACGAGCATAAATTTAGCTGGGATGAAGCATTCGACGTGACCTGCCAGGTCTTTTCCTACACCAACCATACACTGATGAGTGAAGCGCTGGAAACCTGGCCTGTGGATATGCTCGGTAAGATTTTGCCGCGCCATCTGCAAATCATCTTCGAAATTAATGATTACTTTCTGAAAACGGTGCAGGAACAGTATCCGGACGATATCGGGTTGCTGAGTCGTACCTCGATCATTGACGAATCAGACGGGCGTCGGGTGCGCATGGCCTGGCTGGCGGTGGTGGTAAGTCACAAGGTTAACGGCGTATCAGAGTTGCATTCCAATCTGATGGTACAGTCGCTGTTCGCTGATTTTGCGCACATTTTTCCAACCCGCTTTACCAACGTCACCAATGGCGTGACCCCGCGCCGATGGCTGGCACTGGCGAACCCGTCACTGTCTGATGTTCTGGATGACAATATCGGCCGCAACTGGCGAACCGATCTCAGCCAACTGAGCGAACTGGAGCAGCATATTGACTATCCGCTGGTGAATCAGGCGGTACATCAGGCGAAGCTGGAGAATAAAAAGCGGCTGGCGGTGCTTATCGCTCAGCAGCTTAATGTGGTGGTGAATCCACGTGCGTTATTCGATGTGCAGATCAAACGTATTCACGAGTACAAACGCCAGCTGATGAACGTCCTGCATGTGATCACGCGCTATAACCGAATTAAAGACGATCCGTCGGCGGAGTGGGTGCCGAGGGTAAATATTTTTGCCGGTAAAGCCGCCTCGGCCTATTACATGGCGAAACATATTATTCATCTGATCAACGACGTGGCGAAGGTGATCAACAACGATCCGCAGGTAGGCGATAAGCTGAAAGTGGTGTTTATCCCTAACTACAGCGTCAGTCTGGCCCAGGTCATTATTCCGGCGGCCGATCTGTCTGAGCAGATCTCGCTGGCAGGCACCGAAGCGTCCGGCACCAGCAATATGAAATTTGCCCTTAACGGTGCGCTGACCATCGGCACGCTGGATGGGGCAAATGTCGAAATGCAGGAGCACGTCGGCGCGGAAAATATCTTTATTTTCGGCAATACCGCAGAAGAGGTCGAAGAACTGCGTAGGCAGGGCTATAAACCGCGCGACTATTACGAACAAGATGAAGAACTGCGTCAGGTATTGACCCAGATCGCCACCGGCGTATTTAATCCGGAAGAACCGGGCCGCTACCGCGATCTGGTCGATTCCCTGATTAACTTCGGCGATCACTACCAGGTTCTGGCAGATTACCGCAGCTATGTTGATTGTCAGGACAGGGTTGATGAACTCTATCGCCAGCCGGAAGCGTGGACCACTAAAGCGATGCGCAATATCGCCAATATGGGCTACTTCTCATCGGACCGGACAATTCAGGAGTATGCGGAGCAGATTTGGGGCATTACGCCGATAAAGCTGTAG